One Pseudorasbora parva isolate DD20220531a chromosome 8, ASM2467924v1, whole genome shotgun sequence DNA window includes the following coding sequences:
- the LOC137084496 gene encoding C3a anaphylatoxin chemotactic receptor-like has product MDFDDGLEPVRKASKENQQREKTKWARHSGEGKHPKVYCVSADQSGQLYQGFTVWFKTNNLSARRRRQTKIKTPLVPVHLQSLEATSYGPENLTGGTATNDTTTQPMSLGFGITLICISIVTFIVGFIGNGLVIFLTGCRMKTTVNSIWFLNLAIADFLFILSFIIIEIIPYFLPYNSFMDFVHMTIALYMLASIFCLVVISLDRCLCTWMPVWAQNNRTVFRARIICIIVWVLSIACCIPFFFVPDVFLSTFPVTYKFLVGFVIPFLIIASSHIAIGVRIKHLKMGKQLRSYRVIIAVILAFFICCFPYYVCSLFLQHNAIAMAFSVYLFFLNSCLNPILYVFMCDEYKKKLKQSLLLVLETAFAEDHLDFRGKQIQRDEQNQTNTFKSVLDK; this is encoded by the exons ATGGATTTCGATGACGGATTGGAGCCGGTCAGGAAGGCATCTAAAGAAAATCAGCAAAGGGAGAAGACCAAATGGGCAAGGCATTCAGGGGAGGGAAAACATCCAAAGGTTTATTGTG TATCAGCAGATCAGTCTGGACAGCTGTACCAGGGTTTTACTGTCTGGTTTAAAACCAACAATCTGTCAGCAAGACGAAGAAGACAAACCAAGATCAAGACTCCGCTTGTCCCAGTGCATTTACAG tcTTTAGAAGCCACAAGTTATGGACCTGAAAACTTGACCGGAGGCACAGCAACAAACGATACCACTACTCAACCTATGAGCTTAGGCTTTGGGATCACTTTAATATGCATTTCCATTGTCACCTTTATAGTGGGTTTCATTGGAAACGGGCTTGTCATATTTCTGACTGGCTGCAGAATGAAGACGACAGTCAACTCTATTTGGTTTCTCAACTTGGCGATTGCAGACTTCCTCTTCATATTATCCTTCATCATAATAGAAATTATTCCTTATTTTCTTCCATACAACTCCTTTATGGACTTTGTCCACATGACAATAGCACTATATATGCTTGCTAGCATTTTTTGTCTCGTAGTTATCAGTCTGGACCGATGCCTGTGTACATGGATGCCTGTTTGGGCTCAAAATAACAGAACTGTATTCAGAGCCAGGATCATCTGCATAATAGTGTGGGTTTTATCCATCGCCTGCTGCATCCCTTTCTTCTTTGTACCAGATGTGTTTCTTTCTACGTTTCCGGTCACATATAAATTTTTAGTGGGCTTTGTCATCCCCTTCCTGATCATTGCATCTTCACACATTGCTATTGGAGTACGAATCAAACACCTCAAAATGGGGAAGCAGCTCAGGTCGTACCGGGTCATTATCGCTGTCATCCTGGCATTTTTCATATGTTGCTTTCCATATTATGTTTGCAGCCTTTTTCTACAACATAATGCAATAGCAATGGCATTTAGTGTCTATCTGTTTTTTCTAAACAGTTGTCTAAACCCCATTCTCTATGTGTTCATGTGTGATGAATATAAGAAGAAGCTTAAACAGTCTCTGCTGCTGGTGCTGGA